In Bacillus sp. 2205SS5-2, a single genomic region encodes these proteins:
- a CDS encoding metallophosphoesterase, with amino-acid sequence MKKKLIYIVVIVLGLALFLYSQNNFISITKYSIPSDNLPKSFQGYKLVHLTDLHNKNFGKNQEPLVRKIQKQAPDLIVITGDLIDSKKYNEEISLNLIQQIMGIAPVYFVTGNHEAWSGKFPALEEKLTSLGVHILRNASKKIELEDEFIQLVGLEDPAFATSIGSESGATTISLQQAVPTEEGFTVVLAHRPEHFLLYAEQKVDLILAGHAHGGQVRIPLIGGLVAPNQGFLPKYDYGRFEQNQSTMIVGRGLGNSIIPQRIFNSPELVVITLEQE; translated from the coding sequence ATGAAGAAGAAATTAATCTACATTGTCGTTATCGTTTTGGGACTCGCACTTTTCTTGTATAGTCAAAATAACTTCATATCCATCACAAAATATTCTATTCCGTCGGACAATTTACCTAAATCTTTTCAAGGCTATAAGTTGGTTCATTTAACCGATTTACATAATAAAAACTTTGGCAAAAATCAAGAACCGTTAGTAAGGAAAATTCAAAAACAAGCACCAGACCTTATCGTCATTACTGGAGATTTAATTGACAGCAAAAAATACAATGAGGAGATTAGTCTGAATTTAATTCAACAAATTATGGGTATAGCTCCCGTCTATTTTGTCACTGGAAATCACGAAGCGTGGTCGGGAAAGTTTCCAGCTCTTGAAGAAAAGCTTACGTCGCTTGGTGTGCATATTTTAAGAAATGCATCAAAAAAAATAGAGTTAGAGGATGAATTTATTCAACTTGTTGGGCTAGAGGATCCAGCATTTGCTACTAGTATAGGATCCGAATCCGGAGCAACCACGATCTCTCTTCAACAAGCAGTGCCAACAGAAGAAGGATTTACGGTGGTGCTTGCTCATCGACCAGAGCATTTCTTGCTTTATGCAGAGCAAAAGGTTGATTTGATTTTGGCAGGTCATGCGCATGGTGGCCAAGTCAGAATCCCTTTAATCGGCGGCTTAGTGGCACCCAATCAAGGTTTTCTCCCCAAATATGATTATGGACGTTTTGAACAAAATCAATCGACCATGATTGTAGGGAGAGGGTTGGGAAATAGTATTATTCCTCAAAGAATATTTAACTCCCCAGAGCTTGTTGTGATTACATTAGAGCAAGAATAG